A region of Sphingobium baderi DNA encodes the following proteins:
- a CDS encoding flagellar motor protein MotB, protein MAEKKRGANEPEPRPIIVKKIIVEGHGGHHGGAWKVAYADFVTAMMAFFLLMWLLGATTEKQRKALADYFTPTLIEMKMASAGANGLLGGDSIKGKENYPTTGGQGTMSMTIPRDASGTADQGGKGLRAADRAKFESIKKDLEARMTRRGMQNLRKNVRFTETREGLRIDLIDEADFAMFSMGTDRLLPQARALVGEVANVLETMPNPLIVRGHTDGLPYAAGRTMNNWMLSSARAEATRKALSDEGIGNARFARIEGVADREPFVKDDAYDPRNRRMSIVLGWTRGAETPDANAEMDAETRAEIKERDNPLRVAREQALRLNMGGTGLPAGAELINPAAPGASGKPGKH, encoded by the coding sequence ATGGCCGAAAAGAAGCGCGGCGCGAACGAGCCTGAACCAAGACCGATCATCGTCAAGAAGATCATCGTCGAAGGACATGGTGGCCATCATGGCGGCGCATGGAAGGTCGCCTATGCCGACTTCGTGACGGCAATGATGGCGTTCTTCCTACTGATGTGGCTGCTCGGCGCGACAACCGAAAAACAGCGCAAGGCGCTGGCCGACTATTTCACCCCGACCCTTATCGAAATGAAGATGGCATCGGCGGGCGCGAATGGCCTGCTGGGCGGCGACAGCATCAAGGGGAAGGAAAATTACCCGACCACCGGCGGTCAGGGCACCATGTCCATGACCATCCCCCGCGATGCGAGCGGAACGGCGGATCAGGGCGGCAAGGGGTTGCGGGCGGCCGACCGCGCCAAGTTCGAATCGATCAAGAAAGACCTTGAAGCACGCATGACGCGCCGGGGCATGCAGAATCTCCGCAAGAATGTGCGCTTCACCGAAACGCGCGAAGGGCTTCGCATCGACCTGATCGACGAAGCGGATTTCGCCATGTTCTCGATGGGCACCGACCGACTACTGCCGCAGGCGCGCGCGCTGGTGGGTGAAGTCGCCAACGTGCTCGAAACCATGCCCAATCCGCTGATCGTGCGCGGCCATACCGACGGCCTGCCCTATGCGGCAGGGCGGACGATGAACAACTGGATGCTGTCCTCCGCCCGCGCCGAAGCAACACGCAAGGCGCTGTCGGACGAAGGAATCGGCAATGCCCGCTTCGCCCGGATCGAAGGCGTGGCCGACCGCGAACCCTTCGTGAAGGACGATGCCTATGACCCGCGCAACCGGCGCATGTCGATCGTCCTGGGCTGGACGCGCGGCGCGGAAACGCCCGATGCCAATGCAGAGATGGATGCGGAAACCAGAGCTGAGATCAAGGAACGGGATAACCCCCTCCGCGTGGCCCGCGAACAGGCCCTGCGCCTCAACATGGGTGGCACGGGCCTTCCGGCGGGCGCGGAATTGATAAACCCGGCCGCGCCGGGCGCGTCCGGCAAACCTGGTAAGCATTGA
- a CDS encoding flagellar basal body P-ring protein FlgI: MSNLLQPLRTIVLFAISFMTLLAVPAHAERIKDLGTFQGVRPNQLTGYGIVVGLAGTGDDSLDYATQGMKGVVSRFGLTLPQGVNPALKNAAAVLVTADLPAFAKPGQRLDVTVSALGKAKSLRGGTLIMTPLRGADNEIYAMAQGNLAVGGLGVSGADGSQVSVNVPSAGRIPSGATVERAVATGFDTAPTLTFNLAEADLTTALRVADGINRTFGDQRARAMDAVSVAISAAPGAEDRIMMMGMIENIEVSPADAPARVIVNARTGTVVINGAVKIHPAAVAHGKLTVSVNEAPRVVQPAPFSRGQTAVEQSSSIQIDEQKRPMVNFKGGASLADIVKAVNAIGASPADMVAILEALKQAGAMKADLVVL, encoded by the coding sequence ATGTCCAATCTCCTACAGCCGCTGCGAACAATCGTTCTCTTCGCCATCTCATTCATGACTTTGCTCGCCGTCCCCGCCCATGCGGAACGGATCAAGGACCTCGGCACCTTCCAGGGCGTGCGCCCTAACCAGCTCACCGGCTACGGCATCGTGGTGGGCCTCGCGGGCACGGGCGACGACAGCCTCGACTATGCGACGCAGGGCATGAAGGGCGTCGTCTCGCGCTTCGGCCTCACGCTGCCGCAGGGCGTCAACCCGGCGCTCAAGAACGCGGCGGCCGTGCTCGTCACCGCCGACCTCCCCGCCTTCGCCAAGCCCGGCCAGCGCCTCGACGTCACCGTCTCCGCGCTCGGCAAGGCCAAGTCGCTGCGCGGCGGCACGCTCATCATGACGCCCCTGCGCGGCGCGGACAATGAAATCTACGCCATGGCGCAAGGCAACCTCGCCGTCGGCGGCCTCGGCGTTTCCGGCGCGGACGGCAGCCAGGTGTCGGTCAACGTCCCCTCCGCCGGGCGCATCCCGAGCGGCGCGACCGTCGAGCGCGCGGTCGCGACCGGCTTCGACACCGCGCCCACGCTCACCTTCAATCTGGCGGAAGCCGACCTCACCACAGCGCTGCGCGTGGCGGACGGCATCAACCGCACCTTCGGCGACCAGCGCGCCCGCGCCATGGACGCCGTCTCGGTCGCCATCAGCGCCGCGCCCGGCGCGGAAGACCGCATCATGATGATGGGCATGATCGAGAATATCGAAGTCTCGCCCGCCGACGCGCCCGCCCGCGTCATCGTCAACGCCCGCACCGGCACCGTGGTCATCAACGGCGCGGTCAAGATCCATCCCGCCGCCGTGGCGCACGGAAAACTGACCGTCTCCGTCAACGAAGCGCCCCGTGTCGTCCAACCCGCCCCCTTTTCGCGCGGGCAGACTGCGGTGGAGCAATCCAGTTCGATCCAGATCGACGAACAGAAAAGACCGATGGTCAATTTTAAAGGTGGCGCGTCTCTGGCCGATATAGTGAAGGCGGTCAACGCCATCGGGGCTTCTCCCGCCGACATGGTCGCGATCCTCGAAGCCTTGAAACAGGCGGGCGCCATGAAAGCTGATCTGGTGGTGTTGTGA
- a CDS encoding ATP-binding protein, with product MKRLRLWPQSLVGQVILLVAIALFVAQAINFALLLRERNRLELTGQTAPAVYRIVDALDSRGDRRADDRRVRARFTDAPPRVEGQRRPDVESRAAAMFEDIGLQMRSIRAVQDSESLPMRRWERLRARASGAEPVMHNVGRLVMAAEYEPGKWVVTQTRTGERPQRFGGWLIGQTAILYVIVLLPLLWVGRRLARPLRQLTESAEQFARTGAADPVDERGPGDVRQLTTAFNAMRARIFLMLNEKDRMLGAIGHDLRTPLASLRVRTESVEDEGERARMSETIDEMNRMLEDILSLARAGRSSESTQKVDLSALADAVVEDFLELGSPVDMAESARAVANVRPQQIRRALRNLIENATVYGERAHVSVARRDGAIHLIVEDDGPGIAEDRMEEMMEPFTRLEGSRNRDTGGAGLGLALVRAIMAEHGGSLHLANRAEGGLEASLILPA from the coding sequence GTGAAGCGGTTGCGACTGTGGCCCCAGAGCCTTGTCGGGCAGGTCATCCTGCTGGTCGCCATCGCGCTGTTCGTGGCGCAGGCGATCAATTTCGCGCTCTTGCTGCGGGAACGGAACCGGCTGGAACTTACCGGGCAAACCGCCCCCGCCGTTTATCGCATCGTGGACGCGCTCGACAGTCGCGGCGACCGGCGAGCCGACGACCGGCGGGTGCGGGCGCGCTTTACCGATGCGCCACCGCGTGTCGAAGGACAACGGCGTCCCGATGTCGAAAGCCGGGCGGCGGCGATGTTCGAGGATATCGGGTTGCAGATGCGGTCCATTCGGGCGGTGCAGGACAGCGAAAGCCTGCCCATGCGTCGCTGGGAACGCCTTCGTGCCCGGGCGTCGGGTGCAGAACCGGTTATGCACAATGTAGGCCGATTGGTTATGGCGGCCGAATATGAGCCGGGCAAATGGGTCGTGACGCAGACGCGCACGGGTGAGCGGCCGCAACGTTTTGGCGGCTGGCTGATCGGACAGACTGCTATCCTTTATGTCATCGTGCTGTTGCCGTTATTGTGGGTAGGGCGCCGGCTGGCGCGTCCGTTGCGGCAATTGACGGAGTCCGCCGAGCAGTTCGCGCGAACCGGCGCCGCCGATCCGGTGGATGAGCGCGGGCCGGGCGATGTGCGCCAACTCACGACCGCTTTCAACGCGATGCGCGCGCGCATTTTCCTGATGCTGAATGAAAAGGACCGGATGCTGGGTGCGATCGGCCATGATCTGCGTACGCCGCTTGCCTCGCTGCGGGTCCGCACCGAATCGGTGGAGGATGAAGGCGAGCGCGCCCGCATGTCCGAAACCATTGATGAGATGAACCGGATGCTGGAGGACATATTGTCGCTCGCGCGGGCCGGGCGGAGCAGCGAGTCCACGCAGAAGGTCGATCTTTCGGCTTTGGCGGATGCGGTGGTGGAGGATTTCCTGGAACTGGGATCGCCGGTCGACATGGCCGAGAGCGCTCGCGCCGTGGCCAATGTGCGCCCGCAGCAGATTCGCCGGGCCCTCCGCAACCTTATCGAAAACGCCACGGTCTATGGCGAGCGGGCGCATGTTTCGGTGGCGCGCCGGGATGGCGCCATTCACCTGATCGTGGAAGATGACGGCCCCGGTATCGCTGAAGATCGCATGGAAGAGATGATGGAGCCGTTCACCCGGTTGGAGGGATCGCGCAATCGCGATACCGGCGGCGCGGGCTTGGGTCTGGCGCTGGTACGAGCGATCATGGCCGAGCATGGCGGATCGTTGCACCTCGCCAACCGCGCAGAAGGCGGGTTGGAGGCGAGCTTGATTTTGCCTGCATAG
- a CDS encoding flagellin, translating into MVGITNKTLTAEIRRQQQLSQSIIAGQTAISSGVTLTRPSDNALAWVQVSDIGRAQAQQAAWQANVSYGTTRASNAESNLDEINNLLVRAQDLVISVRNGSLNDTSRGAIVEELKTIRTTVGELLNQKDYQGVSVFDDGQSVLVPVSRGLNLAVVGTRQQVSEGIDVDGTAMSIDDILNQSITAVSSGSDSDIGTALESIQAGQSHIIVELAKQGVRSDRLDVVGARLTDVDLDLTERRSTLESTDLAQVISSVQAKLLQLNAAQSAFARINKQTLFDLIG; encoded by the coding sequence ATGGTTGGCATCACCAACAAGACCCTTACCGCCGAAATCCGCCGTCAGCAGCAGCTGTCGCAAAGCATCATCGCGGGCCAGACCGCCATTTCCTCCGGCGTGACGCTGACCAGGCCGTCCGACAATGCCCTTGCATGGGTGCAGGTTTCGGACATCGGCCGCGCACAGGCGCAGCAGGCGGCCTGGCAAGCCAATGTCAGCTATGGCACGACCCGCGCCTCCAATGCCGAATCCAATCTGGACGAAATCAACAACCTGCTGGTGCGGGCGCAGGATCTCGTGATCTCGGTCCGCAATGGTTCGCTCAACGACACGAGTCGTGGCGCCATCGTCGAGGAACTCAAGACCATCCGCACCACCGTAGGCGAATTGCTGAACCAGAAGGATTATCAAGGCGTGTCGGTGTTCGATGACGGACAAAGCGTTCTGGTGCCGGTCAGCCGGGGCCTCAACCTGGCAGTGGTCGGGACACGCCAGCAGGTTTCGGAAGGGATCGACGTGGACGGCACGGCAATGTCGATCGACGACATATTGAATCAGAGCATCACGGCCGTTTCAAGCGGCAGTGACAGCGACATCGGAACGGCGCTGGAAAGCATCCAGGCGGGCCAGAGCCATATCATCGTCGAGCTGGCGAAACAGGGCGTCAGATCCGATCGCCTCGACGTGGTCGGTGCGCGGCTGACCGATGTTGATCTGGACCTGACCGAACGCCGCTCCACACTGGAATCGACCGATCTCGCGCAGGTCATATCTTCGGTTCAGGCCAAGCTGCTTCAGCTCAACGCCGCCCAGTCCGCATTCGCGCGCATCAACAAGCAGACGCTGTTCGACCTTATCGGCTGA
- the motA gene encoding flagellar motor stator protein MotA, with protein MFAIIGLVVLLVMVFGGFIFTGGDIGPVLHALPHEMLIIGGAAVGALIIGNSGADLKALGGGVGKVFKGPKYKKQDFLDCIFLVSRLMKTLRVEGPVALEPHIEDPGSSTIFTEYPRLMGDKTLIHLISDTLRLVVVSSGTLDPHAVEEVMDNALKTHHHEALKPADNLQGLADALPALGIVAAVLGVVKTMGAIDQPPAILGAMIGSALVGTFLGVLLAYGMVNPFANRCRSVIEADGSMYHVVKQIIIASLHGHPQPLVIEAARSSLTHANQPAFAEVFDGMRGK; from the coding sequence ATGTTCGCTATTATCGGCCTCGTCGTCCTGCTCGTCATGGTGTTTGGTGGGTTCATCTTCACCGGCGGCGACATCGGCCCGGTTCTGCACGCCCTTCCTCACGAAATGCTGATCATCGGCGGCGCAGCCGTCGGCGCGCTTATCATCGGTAATAGCGGCGCGGACCTCAAGGCGCTGGGCGGCGGCGTTGGGAAAGTATTCAAAGGCCCCAAATACAAGAAGCAGGATTTCCTAGACTGCATCTTCCTCGTCAGCCGCCTGATGAAGACGCTCCGCGTCGAAGGGCCGGTTGCGCTGGAACCGCATATCGAAGATCCGGGCAGTTCCACCATCTTCACCGAATATCCGCGCCTAATGGGCGACAAGACGCTGATCCACCTTATCAGCGACACGCTGCGGCTGGTTGTCGTGTCGTCCGGCACGCTCGATCCCCATGCGGTCGAGGAGGTTATGGACAATGCGCTCAAGACCCATCATCATGAGGCACTGAAGCCCGCCGACAATCTTCAGGGACTCGCCGACGCCCTGCCTGCTCTGGGCATCGTCGCGGCGGTCCTCGGCGTGGTCAAGACCATGGGCGCTATCGACCAGCCGCCCGCCATCCTTGGCGCGATGATCGGTTCGGCGCTGGTGGGCACCTTCCTGGGCGTCTTGCTCGCCTATGGCATGGTCAATCCCTTCGCCAACCGCTGCCGGAGCGTGATCGAGGCGGACGGCTCCATGTATCATGTCGTGAAGCAGATCATCATAGCCTCGCTCCACGGCCATCCCCAGCCGCTCGTCATCGAAGCGGCGCGCTCCAGCCTCACTCATGCGAACCAGCCAGCCTTCGCCGAAGTGTTCGACGGCATGCGGGGCAAATAA
- a CDS encoding argininosuccinate synthase, producing the protein MSASNPDKINRIVLAFSGGLDTSVILKWLQQTYQCEVVTFTADLGQGEELEPARAKARLMGVKEEHIFIDDLREEFVKDYVFPMMRANALYEGLYLLGTSIARPLIAKRQIEIAKQVGADAVSHGATGKGNDQVRFELGYYALQPDIKVIAPWREWDLTSRTKLIEFAEKHQIPIPRDKRGESPFSTDANMLHTSSEGKVLEDPWDETPDYVYSRTVNPEDAPDAPEYITIDFERGDGVAINGVGMTPATLLETLNEYGRKHGIGRLDLVENRFVGMKSRGMYETPGGTIYHLAHRGIEQVTLDRGAAHLKDELAPKYAELIYNGFWFSPEREMLQAAIDHSQEKVTGTVRLKLYKGGVYVVGRKSPYSLYSEKVVTFEDDAGAYDQRDAAGFIKLNALRLRLLGRRDR; encoded by the coding sequence ATGTCCGCTTCCAATCCCGACAAGATCAATCGCATCGTCCTCGCCTTTTCCGGCGGGCTGGATACGAGCGTAATCCTGAAATGGCTGCAACAGACCTATCAGTGCGAAGTCGTGACCTTCACGGCCGATCTGGGGCAGGGCGAGGAACTGGAGCCTGCGCGCGCCAAGGCTCGGCTGATGGGCGTCAAGGAAGAGCATATCTTCATCGACGACCTGCGCGAAGAATTCGTGAAGGACTATGTGTTCCCGATGATGCGCGCCAATGCGCTTTATGAGGGGCTGTACCTGCTCGGCACCTCCATCGCCCGTCCGCTGATCGCCAAGCGGCAGATCGAGATCGCGAAGCAGGTCGGCGCCGACGCCGTATCCCACGGCGCGACCGGCAAGGGCAATGATCAGGTGCGTTTCGAGCTGGGCTATTATGCGTTGCAGCCGGACATCAAAGTGATCGCGCCGTGGCGCGAATGGGATTTGACCAGCCGCACGAAGCTGATCGAGTTCGCGGAAAAGCACCAGATCCCAATTCCGCGCGACAAGCGGGGGGAAAGCCCGTTTTCGACCGACGCGAACATGCTCCATACCTCGTCCGAAGGGAAGGTTCTGGAAGATCCGTGGGACGAAACGCCCGATTATGTCTACTCGCGCACGGTGAACCCGGAGGACGCGCCCGACGCGCCGGAATATATCACCATTGATTTCGAGCGCGGCGACGGCGTGGCGATCAATGGCGTGGGCATGACGCCCGCGACTTTGCTCGAAACGCTTAACGAATATGGCCGCAAGCATGGCATCGGGCGGCTCGACCTGGTCGAGAACCGCTTCGTCGGTATGAAGTCGCGCGGCATGTATGAAACGCCGGGCGGCACCATCTATCACCTTGCCCATCGCGGCATCGAACAGGTGACGCTGGATCGCGGCGCGGCGCATCTGAAGGACGAACTCGCGCCCAAATATGCCGAGCTGATCTATAACGGCTTCTGGTTCTCGCCGGAGCGGGAGATGCTGCAGGCCGCCATCGACCACAGCCAGGAGAAGGTGACGGGCACCGTCCGCCTCAAGCTCTACAAGGGCGGGGTCTATGTCGTGGGCCGCAAGTCGCCTTATTCGCTCTACAGCGAAAAGGTCGTGACGTTCGAGGACGATGCGGGCGCCTATGACCAGCGCGACGCGGCGGGCTTCATCAAGCTCAATGCGCTGCGGCTGCGGCTGCTGGGCCGCCGGGATCGCTGA
- the flgK gene encoding flagellar hook-associated protein FlgK — MSDLFVIGASGTRAYRAAMGAVSENIANANTDGYSRRSVTTIESGASTATMALYISRANFGGTQIAGVNRATDPYLDTAVRLTGMALGSSTARMRWLTDTETALNDTDTGIGKLMTGMFQNMDKLAASPSDTSLRVTTLDSISRVAEAFRQTAADLGNASSGIATEAQASVANINIALDQLANINGSLLRAQPGTSAYAQLLDSRDAALQQLSENLNVDISFGAHDSVQISFNGQTLVQGDAATKVAVSANPNGTLSFETSGGTALAAPANGTLGGLFSAAQTVTDRRASLDTLAQQFVTDMNAWHAQGQTDALAAGGALLSYGGGAANMAALITDPAALATRSTDGTLNGNLLTVQSALRGNGSVEQNWTALIATHANLLTATKAEQTTAQGRADQAVAAREAVSGVDLDMEAADLLRLQQAFSGCAKILQVAKETVDSILQLI; from the coding sequence ATGAGCGACCTCTTCGTCATCGGCGCGTCTGGCACGCGGGCCTATCGCGCCGCGATGGGGGCCGTGTCGGAAAATATCGCCAACGCCAACACCGACGGCTATTCGCGCCGCTCGGTGACGACTATTGAATCCGGCGCTTCGACCGCCACCATGGCCTTGTACATTTCAAGGGCCAATTTCGGCGGCACGCAGATCGCCGGCGTCAATCGCGCCACCGATCCCTATCTGGACACCGCGGTGCGCCTGACCGGCATGGCGCTGGGCAGTTCGACCGCGCGGATGCGCTGGCTGACCGATACCGAAACCGCGCTCAACGATACCGACACCGGCATCGGCAAGCTGATGACCGGCATGTTCCAGAATATGGACAAGCTGGCCGCCAGCCCCAGCGACACATCGCTGCGCGTAACGACGCTGGACAGCATCAGCCGCGTGGCCGAAGCCTTTCGCCAGACCGCCGCCGACCTCGGCAACGCGTCCAGCGGTATCGCCACCGAAGCCCAGGCGTCGGTGGCGAACATCAACATCGCCCTCGACCAGCTCGCCAATATCAACGGCAGTCTGCTGCGGGCGCAACCCGGCACCTCTGCTTATGCCCAGTTGCTCGACAGCCGGGACGCGGCGTTGCAGCAGCTTTCGGAAAACCTGAACGTCGACATCAGCTTCGGCGCGCATGATTCGGTGCAGATCAGCTTCAACGGGCAAACGCTCGTGCAGGGCGATGCCGCGACGAAGGTGGCGGTCAGCGCTAACCCCAATGGCACGCTCTCCTTCGAGACCAGCGGCGGCACCGCGCTCGCCGCGCCCGCTAACGGAACGTTGGGCGGCCTGTTCTCCGCCGCGCAGACCGTCACCGACCGGCGCGCAAGTCTCGACACTCTCGCCCAGCAGTTCGTGACCGACATGAACGCCTGGCACGCGCAGGGCCAGACCGACGCGCTTGCAGCGGGCGGCGCGCTCCTGTCCTATGGCGGTGGCGCGGCCAATATGGCGGCCCTCATCACTGATCCGGCGGCTCTGGCAACACGGTCGACCGACGGTACGCTCAACGGCAATCTGCTGACCGTGCAATCGGCTCTGCGCGGCAATGGCAGCGTGGAGCAGAACTGGACCGCGTTGATCGCGACCCATGCCAATCTGCTGACCGCCACCAAGGCGGAGCAGACCACCGCGCAGGGCCGCGCCGATCAGGCCGTCGCCGCGCGCGAAGCGGTGAGCGGCGTGGACCTCGATATGGAAGCGGCCGATCTGCTGCGCCTTCAGCAGGCCTTTTCGGGCTGCGCGAAGATATTGCAGGTCGCCAAGGAAACCGTCGACTCCATCCTGCAACTTATCTGA
- a CDS encoding flagellar basal body L-ring protein FlgH, whose translation MRALSASIAALSLIASPAIAGKKQREEERQYYAPTVVAQPAAPAANGSIFQASMGYTPLTSGARATSVGDIITIVLVERTQATKSNSADTSRNGNIGLTPPTTGVLSKLFSASDVAMGGQSGFTGKGNATQSNALNGEITVTIAAVYPNGTMLVKGEKALTLNRGDEFIQISGLVRQADISPDNRIASTRVADAKIIYTGKGEIARASRQGWLQRFFSMISPF comes from the coding sequence ATGCGCGCCCTTTCCGCCTCCATCGCCGCCCTGTCGCTGATCGCTTCCCCCGCCATCGCGGGCAAGAAGCAGCGCGAGGAGGAACGGCAATATTACGCCCCCACGGTCGTGGCGCAGCCCGCCGCGCCCGCCGCCAACGGCTCGATCTTTCAGGCGTCGATGGGCTACACGCCGCTCACCAGCGGGGCGCGCGCGACCAGCGTGGGCGACATCATCACCATCGTCCTGGTCGAACGCACGCAGGCGACCAAGAGCAACAGCGCCGACACCAGCCGCAACGGCAATATCGGCCTGACCCCGCCCACCACCGGCGTGCTCTCCAAGCTCTTCTCCGCCAGCGACGTCGCCATGGGCGGCCAGAGCGGCTTCACCGGCAAGGGCAACGCGACCCAGTCCAATGCCCTCAATGGCGAGATCACCGTGACCATCGCGGCGGTCTATCCCAACGGCACGATGCTGGTGAAGGGCGAAAAGGCCCTGACCCTCAATCGCGGCGACGAATTCATCCAGATCAGCGGCCTTGTCCGTCAGGCGGACATCAGCCCGGACAACCGCATCGCCTCCACCCGCGTGGCCGACGCGAAGATCATCTATACCGGCAAGGGCGAAATCGCCCGCGCCAGCCGTCAGGGCTGGCTGCAACGCTTCTTCTCGATGATCAGCCCCTTCTGA
- a CDS encoding rod-binding protein: protein MQISTVTGTSASNGGNADKTALQKAAQQFEAIFLRQMIGAMRSSSMGDSLLDTSASEQFRDMADARTADSMAQKGSLGIAELLLSQFGGKAQPPATPTQDKSP, encoded by the coding sequence ATGCAGATTTCGACCGTTACAGGAACCTCCGCCTCCAATGGCGGGAACGCGGACAAAACCGCGCTGCAAAAGGCGGCGCAGCAGTTCGAGGCGATCTTCCTGCGCCAGATGATTGGCGCGATGCGCTCCTCCAGCATGGGGGATAGCCTGCTCGACACCAGCGCGTCGGAACAGTTCCGCGACATGGCCGACGCCCGTACCGCCGACAGCATGGCGCAAAAGGGCAGCCTTGGCATTGCCGAGCTGCTGCTGAGCCAGTTCGGCGGCAAGGCGCAGCCGCCCGCCACTCCCACACAGGATAAGAGCCCATGA
- a CDS encoding response regulator produces the protein MSERPHLLLVDDERSIREPLAQYLTRNGFRVTAVESAAEARVRLNANAIDLVVLDIMMPGEDGLSLCRHIRETSEIPVILLTARSEETDRIVGLEMGADDYVLKPFSPRELVARIKVIFRRVATGGQRVTAPDGATYAFAGWLLKTQERTLVDAEGVALPLSTAEYNLMMAFATRPNQVLSRDQLLDITQGREANAFDRAIDNQISRLRKKIEPDPKNPTLIKTVWGGGYTLSAEVRRL, from the coding sequence ATGAGCGAACGACCCCATTTGCTGCTCGTCGATGACGAGCGTTCGATCCGCGAGCCGCTGGCGCAATATCTGACGCGCAACGGTTTTCGCGTCACCGCCGTCGAAAGCGCGGCGGAAGCGCGGGTGCGGCTCAATGCCAACGCGATCGACCTGGTGGTGCTCGACATCATGATGCCGGGCGAGGACGGCCTGTCGCTGTGCCGCCATATCCGCGAGACGAGCGAGATTCCCGTGATCCTCCTGACCGCCAGGTCGGAGGAGACGGATCGCATCGTAGGGCTGGAAATGGGCGCGGACGACTATGTGCTGAAGCCCTTCTCCCCGCGCGAACTGGTGGCGCGGATCAAGGTGATCTTCCGCCGCGTCGCCACCGGTGGCCAGCGGGTGACGGCTCCCGACGGCGCGACCTATGCTTTTGCCGGATGGTTGCTCAAGACGCAGGAACGCACGCTGGTGGACGCCGAGGGGGTGGCGCTGCCGCTGTCGACGGCGGAGTATAATCTGATGATGGCCTTCGCCACCCGGCCCAACCAGGTGTTGAGCCGCGACCAGTTGCTCGACATCACGCAAGGGCGCGAAGCCAACGCCTTCGATCGCGCCATCGACAACCAGATCAGCCGCCTACGCAAGAAGATCGAACCGGACCCCAAGAACCCGACGCTTATCAAGACGGTTTGGGGCGGCGGCTATACCTTGTCGGCGGAGGTACGCAGGCTGTGA
- a CDS encoding EF-hand domain-containing protein translates to MIRKFMMTVAAGALLTGGLAASHIAAAQDGPGRGGPRGGMMMMADANKDGNLTKAELTASLEARFAKMDANKDGKLSKEDWELRRQQRQEARFAQLDTDKNGQISKAEFTAKPDRSAEAGKHGGPDGRHWSGRHHRGFGKGMKAGPDGAQAGPVTREQFVARGVAMFDRADANKDGTVTTEEMKAAHQAMRKAWQDRKGSDSAPAADTPAD, encoded by the coding sequence ATGATCCGCAAGTTCATGATGACGGTGGCCGCTGGCGCTTTGTTGACAGGGGGCCTTGCCGCTTCGCACATCGCTGCGGCGCAGGACGGCCCCGGTCGCGGCGGTCCGCGCGGCGGCATGATGATGATGGCCGATGCCAATAAGGACGGCAATCTCACCAAGGCGGAACTGACCGCCTCTCTCGAAGCGCGCTTTGCGAAGATGGACGCCAACAAGGATGGCAAGCTGAGCAAGGAGGACTGGGAACTGCGCCGCCAGCAGCGGCAGGAAGCCCGCTTCGCGCAGCTTGACACCGACAAGAACGGCCAGATCAGCAAGGCCGAATTCACCGCCAAGCCTGATCGCAGCGCCGAGGCGGGCAAGCACGGCGGGCCGGATGGACGTCATTGGAGCGGCCGCCATCATCGCGGCTTCGGCAAGGGCATGAAAGCTGGACCGGACGGCGCGCAGGCTGGTCCCGTCACGCGTGAGCAGTTCGTGGCGCGCGGCGTGGCGATGTTCGACCGGGCCGACGCGAACAAGGACGGCACTGTCACCACCGAGGAGATGAAGGCCGCGCATCAGGCCATGCGGAAGGCGTGGCAGGACCGCAAGGGATCGGATTCTGCGCCTGCCGCAGACACGCCCGCCGACTGA